The DNA sequence TCGCCCAGATTGTGAACGCGGCAGGTGAGACAATTGGCACGTTCAAGGGCACCATCACGGACTGCAAGGAAGCGCTGATCGCCCAGCCCATGGCAGATGCCGTCGCCTGCCGGCCCGGCAAGGACTATCAGGTCTGGCTGATGGCCATCGCCATTATCGTGTCCGGCATTGTGATGGCCCTGATGGCCAATACGGTTGCGGAATTCCTCAAGAAGAACCGGATGTACGAAGTCCTCGGCCTGTTCATCCTGTTTCTGGTTGGTGTCCTGCTGGTCACCGAGGGCGCGCATCTCGCCCATATGAAACTGTTCAGCTACACGATCGAGGCGATGTCGAAATCCTCCTTCTATCTCGTCATCTTCGTGCTGGTGGTGACCGACATCATTTCCGTGCGCTACCAGCGCCGTCTCTGGGCCCAGAAGGAAGCGGAGATCCGGGGTGGCGGGACCGAGGAAGCCTCGATCGCGGGCGCAGAATCCCAGATGCACTAAGTCCGGAGGCGGCCTGCTGCCTAGCGCAGCAGGGCCGTGCGCCGATTGATACGCAAGGCCATGCGTGTGCCCTTGCGGCCGATCTCGCCTTCCGCCACCACAGCCCCGTCGCGGCCCCCGGTCAGCAGCTCCACCGGCTGATCGGCCGGCAAGCCGAGCAACAGCGTCGATCCGGGTTTCAGATCCGCCAGGCGCGACAAGGGTACGCTGAGTGAGGCGACCCGCGCAGTCAGAACGGCTGTCATCGCCCCTGCTCCGGCAGCCGGTTCGGCAGCAACCGGGCGCGCAGGCTTGCGCACCGGCGCCGGGTCGCTCGACACGTCGAACAAATCATCTTCCGCGAGGATCAGTCGCGCAGGCAGTCTCGCTTCATCCACGCGCACATCGAGATCCAGGATCGAGGCCATGCCGGGCCCGGCCAGAGCGGCCGCGAACTCGGCGTCAGTCTCGATGCGCGAGAATTTGAGCGCAGGGGCAATCGCACTTCCCAACGGCCGGACCAGCCCCTCCAGCAACGCGGAATCCATGGGGGTCAGCGGCCGGCTGGAAGCCTCACCGGGCTTGCCGCCACATGCTGTCTCGATCAGGGCGTTGGCCAGCGGTCCGCTCAGCACCAGCATGGCGGCAATCTCGCCGCCTGGCGCGGAAAAGCAGGCAATGGCGGCGCCGCGACCGGCGCAATCCGTGGCGAGTCCCTGGTCAAAATCGCCGCGCGCGCTGGCCCGGGCAATGGCGGCGGCTTTCAGCCCGCACCCGTCTCGCAGCGCCAGACTCAGTCGGGAGGCGATTCTCCTCGCATCTTCGGAAAGCTCGGTCGGTGTCGCGGCAGGCTTGGCTGGCAGTTCAGCCACTGGCATGGCCGTGATCTGTTCGGGCTCCGGATCAGGTTCCGGCATGTCATCGAGATCCGGTCGCAAAAGCGCCTCGATCTCAGCGGCACTGAGCACCCCTCTTGCCGTCGGAATTGGCCGCTCGGGCGTGATCGGCTCGAATGTGGTCGGCATGTCGAGCATGATGTCAGCTTCACGCCGGGGCGACATGTCCCATCCGTCATCGGCAGCAAGAGGCAAATTGGTCTTCATGGATCGGTCGGCCGGTTCGCGTGTTCCCCGTTGTTTTGCGTCAGATACGGTTAACGACTGGTTAGGAATTTGCGCTTCGGTCACCTCGTTATCAGCCATGCTCAATCCCTGAACTCCGCCAGCGTTAAGATCGGCGCGGTTCGTGTTAAATATCACGTCTTCGCGTTAAGGCCTTGATTACCATGCTGTAAGACATCGTTTGGACCTCGGTGCCATCATGTCTTCAACGCATGAGGCTCCAAGCATAACCGCCGAAGCGTTGGGTAGATGGGCGAATGAAAACGGCGGTAATCCGGGAAAGGATTACCGCCGTTCTTTTTGCTCTATGGACAGGTCGACCTAGTCGTCGCGCAAGGTGCGTTCCTTGCGCTCGTGTCGCTCCTGCGCCTCAAGGCTCAGCGTTGCCGTCGGACGGGCTTCAAGCCGGCGCAGGCCAATCGGCTCACCCGTCACTTCGCAATATCCGTAGGACCCATCATCAATGCGGCGCAGGGCGGAATCGATCTTGGAAATCAGTTTGCGCTGGCGGTCGCGGGTCCGCAGCTCGAGGGCCTTGTCACTCTCCGCGGACGCGCGGTCAACAATGTCGGGCAAAGAGCCGGACTCGCCCTGGAGGTTGTTGATGGTCTGCTTGGCGCCGTCCAGAATGTCGGCTTTCCAGTTTTCCAGAAGCCGACGGAAGTAGGCGAGCTGACGCTCGTTCATGAACTCCTCGTCGTCCGAGGGGCGATAGTCGTCCGAAAGGTCAACACTCATCGCTTCTTCACCTTACTCTGTTTGGGGGCGGATATAGACCGCCTAGTGATTCTCTGCAATTCCCGAGGCTGTGTAATTTTCGTCAATGTTTTCAGACAATTGAGGCAAAATCATGTATTCCTCATGAGATTGTTACCCAATCGGGGGACCCGAAAACGACGAAACCGGTGCAATTTACAGGCCAGCCCTTGATCTTTCGCGCCACGATGCGCTGTATGGTTCCCTGTCCAAAACGCAACAGATGCACTGGTTTCAGCGTAGATGGCCCGACGCCGGAAAACTATGGATAAATCATCCGGTTGGATGCAGGCAGTGGTGTTCAACTCACTGCTGATCCTGATGCCTGTGATCGCGGCGCAAAGCCTGGCCATGGCCTTCTCCGGCGAGGGATTCTCCGATTCTCCGACGATCGAGGCAATCGACCAGACCCGCCGCAACATGGACGAGACCTTCGCCGCGATTGCACCAAGAAGCGGTGGCGACAAGTACAAGTTCTGGCACGACATAGTTGAACGTGAACTGACAGATATGGATGTGTCCGCCGCGCGGGGCTTCCTGCTTGCGGCGCCGCAAATGCTTGATCGCGAATCCGTTCGGGAACTGGAAGCTGATTCCAATGGCGTCAAACTTGATCGCGCCGATGACCGGCTGGCCGCCGCAGCCTTGCGAAAGCTGCCGCTCGACATCGGCCTGAAGTATGAACAGGCGCAGGCTTCAGCCGGCGCCAGCAGCCTCGCCAATCTCACACCGCCCGGCGCGGACCCGGTTGAGACCGCCTCTGAGGATGAGTCTCCTGCGGATCCGGCGGCGTCTTCCGACGCGGTCCCTTCCGCGACCGAAGTCACGGTCGCCGGCAACACGCGCTCTTCGGACCGCCGCTTCGTCCTGCTTGGGACATTCGCAGATCTCGCCAACAATTCCGAACGTTGGGTGGACGGTGACCGCATGGACCCTATCACACTCAAAATGACTGCCATCGGCCTGATCGGCACCGAGGCCGGCACAAAACTGGCGGACGGCAATGTACGGGCGGCCTCCATTCTCAAATCCGCCCGGCGGGCACGCCGGATGACACCAGAGTTCACCACCTATCTGAGAGAGCGCTTGAATGGCGCCCTGCCCGATGATGTTCTGAAGCCGGCCCTCGAAGAGGCCCTTGGGGAACTGGCGACCACAAGCGTGCGGGTTGACCGGGTACGGGCGGCCTATCTTGGCTCGATCAATGCCGAAGGACTTACCGAACTGGAGCGGGATCTCGCACAAATCGACCGGATCGGCCTGCTGACCAGCACACCGGCCGCGATTACCCTGATAGAGCATGTGAAGGACAGTTCGGACCTGCGGCGCGCCCGGCTTCTGGCCGAGGCTGGCGGCGACCGGGCTGTGGCCCTGGTGAAGCAGGACGGAGCGGGCGCACTGCGCATTGCCGACACCGGCATCAAGTGGACACAGCAATTGATGCTTCAGGTCATGGGGCTGACCGCATCCGGCCTGGCCCTTCTCTATGTGATGATTGCCACCTTCCGCCGGAATGTCCGATTGCCAAAGAAGGTTGAACCTTCAGGCATCTAATCGCCGCGGCGCTACAGGTTGAAGGCGCCGCGAATGCCGTCGATCAGCAACTGAACCGACAGTGCCGCCAGGATCACGCCGAGGATCCGCGTCAGGGCACCGGCCACGCTTGCGCCCATCATGCGCACCAGCGGACCGGCAATGAGAAAGATCACCAGGGTGAGGATCAGGTTCAGGCCGATGGCCGACAGGACGATCCCCTTTTCGATCCAGTCTGATTTGTCCGACATGTAGAACATGGCGGTGGCAATGGATCCGGGTCCGGCCACCATCGGAATGCCAAGCGGAAACACGGAAATGTCGTCCGGCTCGGGGTCGGCAGCGTGTGTGCCGAGATGCTCCTCAGCGCGGTTTTCACGCCGCTCGGTGCGCTTCTCGAACACCATGTCCAGGGCAATCATGAACAGGAGAATGCCGCCGGCGGCCCGGAAAGCGTCAATCGAGATGTGCATGGCGCCCAACAGCCAGGACCCGCCAAATGCGAAACCATAGATGATGATCGTGGCCACGAAGATGGACTTGATCGCCATGCGCCGGCGATAGGCTGCATCACCATTGGCCGTCAGCGTCGCGAATACGGGCGCCACACCCAATGCGTCGATCAAGACGAAGAAGGTGACAAAGGTGGCTGTGAAAAGGGAGATCAGGTCAGCGCTCATGGGCGCGCCCTAGTCCTTTTGCGCCGCGGCGTCGAGGATTTCCTGCACCAGCGGTGCCACGATCACGGTGTCGCTCATTGCGGCGAAACGGGACAGGTCTGCCCCGCCCGAGGCCAGCGACAACATCATGCGGTGACCGCGCAGCCTTTGCAGCAAGCCTTCATCGCCCCGATGCCCGTCAGCCATGGCCGTGCGACCATTGCCGAGATCGACCACAAGGCCCTCGCCCTTCCCCGCCTCCAGCAGCGCGATGGCGTCGTCCAGGGACACGGGCTTGGTGTGGGATACGGTATCTGCGCGCATGACGTTCGCCATCAGCCGGGCTCCTGCGGACTGGCCGCCATGAGTTTCCGGCACCGGCTGAGTGCCCGGTAGAGATTGGCTCCCGCGACGTCGGCGGAAATTTCGAGAACGGCGTCGCGGTCTTCCTGGGTGTCACAAGCTGCAAGGCATGCGGCGAGGGCTTCAGCCGTTTGTGCATAGGCGGGGCCATCGACCTCGCCCAGCAGATACATCTGCATGATCGCAAAATAGGCTCGCCCCGCATGGGTGGTGGCGTCTGTCGGACGGAGAATGTCCTTTTCCCGAAGCACGCGCGCACGGGTTTCGAGCAGGAGTACGCCGCGCCGATCGCCGTTCCGGACGACCGCGCCGTTCACCACGAATGTTTCGCCCGGTTTAAGGGACAGCTTCAATGGCATGGCGTTTGGTTCCACTCCTGCAGATTTCAACAAAATTTGCAGAAAGGCGTTAACGCTTGATTGCGATTCCGTAAGAGGGCGTGATTGGATTCAATCTATTGCAAGAGGATAAATGTGCCATGCGCCCGGTTCCCGAATGCGTAGGATCAACAGGCCTGCGATGGGTTCGGTCCGTCACGGTCCTCAGGGGAACGACCTAACCAAATCCAGCGCGGCGCTCATCTGAAGCTTGAGGCACTGCGGCGGTACGCATGGCTGGCTTCCTTTTACCACAAGGGCCGACGCAGCAGAAACAGAATCGATGCTGCAGTGCGGTGCCCCTTTCCCCACGTCAGCGCTTGCCCCTGACTTTCGCGACACTATTGTTGCGTCAGACCCAGATGAGGAAGAGTTCATGCGTTTCGAAGGCACCAAGGATTACGTCGCGACCGAGGATTTGAAAGTGGCCGTGAACGCCGCTATCGCACTGGAGCGCCCCCTGCTGATCAAGGGCGAACCCGGAACCGGAAAGACCGTCCTCGCCATCGAAGTGGCCAAGGCACTCGGCGCGGAACTCATCGAATGGCATATCAAGTCCACCACGAAGGCAAGCCAGGGCCTGTATGAATATGACGCGGTATCCCGCCTGCGCGATGGACAGATGGGCGAAGAGCGCGCCAAGGACGTGGCGAACTACATCAAGAAGGGCAAGCTGTGGGAAGCGTTCACCGCCGAGAAGCGCCCCATCCTGCTGATCGACGAGATCGACAAGGCCGACATCGAATTCCCGAACGACCTTCTTCAGGAACTCGACCGCATGGAATTCTATGTCTACGAGACCGATGAGACCGTGAAAGCCAAACAGCGCCCGATCGTGATCATCACGTCGAACAATGAAAAGGAGTTGCCGGACGCCTTCCTGCGCCGCTGCTTCTTCCACTTCATCAAATTCCCCGACGAAGAGACGATGCAGGAAATCGTGGATGTGCACTTCCCGGACATCAAGAAGAAGCTGGTGAAGGACGCGCTGACCACCTTCTACGCCATGCGCGAACTGCCCGGTGTGAAGAAGAAGCCATCCACGTCTGAGCTACTCGACTGGCTGAAGCTCCTGATGAATGAGGACATCGACCTCGAGACCCTCAAGGAACAGGATCCGGACCGCCTGACCCCGCCCCTGCACGGTGCACTCCTGAAAAACGAGCAGGACGTCGCCCTGTTCGAACGCCTCGCCTTCCTCGCCCGCCGCGGCGACGGCAATGGCGGCGGCCGCAGAGGCCCGGCGGGCTGATCTGATTACTCGCTGGAGGGCCAACCACCCGGCGGAGCCGATGCGCTCGCCACTTCACGGTAAGGCGTCCAGCGACCTTCGTGCTTCTTCAGGATCATGAGATAGGTATTCGGAATGCGTTGCGGTGAGTCCGCACCGTCTGGCTGGTATGAAACAATTGTCGTGCCATATTCGTATGCCCACTCTTCATCGATCACGACAATCTCCTTCGGGGTAATATCGAGACTGTAGCCGGGCGGAAGCGGTCCGGCCGCAAACTCGTACATTTTCAGGTGTTCCGGTCCGCCCGGGAGCGTCTGTTCGAACTCCGGATTACTGAGCGCCGCGAGTGCACCAAAATCCTGCGCGGCAATGGCGACGACGAAATCTTCCCGCAACTGATCGATCTGCTCAGTCTCTGCGGCAGTATCGATCGCAGGATCATAAGGCTCGCTTTGCCCGCATGCGGCCACGACCGTGAGCGCTATAGCCATCACGCCGCCAATACTTCCGGCTTTCCGATACATGTCTTTTCTCCTCCCTGCTATCTAAGGCGTATTCCACCGCGCTGGCGAGGTGTGGCCGAATGTCCTAATCCGCCTGCACATCGATCTCGCCCAGCGGCTGCGCCTTGGGCCGCTTGTTCACGTCTTCGCGGCTTTTCAGGAAGTCGGCCATCTTGGTCTTGTCCTGGCGTTCGTCGAACCATGTTTTCCAGGCCAGCGTCATCCAGGCGGCGTGGAACATGAGTCCGCAGACAATTGAAACCAGACCCGGGATCGGGCCGATATGCGCGCGCCGGACAAACTCGCCCAGCGTCAGGACGTCCGTGGGGTGGATCGCGATCTTCGCAAAATAGGCTGCCCCCTGGATGGCGAAAATCCAGCCATAATTGCGCCGCAGGCGCCGGCCGATCGCCCGCGCCATGGAAATTCGATACTGGGGCTTTTCATAGTCATCCGACAAGGCCGTGCCGCGATCCAGCGGGATGCGGGCGCCCTTCCCGCGCAGCATGGGCACGTAGAAGGCGATCTCCAGCACGCGCGCCCGGAAGCGCCAGACATAGAAGAATCGATACCGCCGGGCTTCCAGCATCAGAAACATGATGCACAGCGCACCTACCAGCACGATGGGAAAGGGAGATGCGCGATCGCTGGCAAAGGATACTGACAGGCCGATCCCTGTCGAAATCACGGCCCAGTTTGTCGTCTGGTCCAGACGCTGGCGCCAGATGGTCGAGCGATAGACTTCCGCGCGATACAAGTGCGCCAGCGCGCCGACTTCCTTGCTGCCGACAATGGCTTCCGGCGGATCGCCGTCCGGGTCTTCACTGAATTCAATATCGCTCATGCAGACATTGTAGAGCGCGAGTCTCTCCCGCGCCAAGGGGCAATGCGCGGGCCCCTACCCGGCATCATTCGCCGGTTCCCGGCTATCGGTGCCACGGGTCTGCAGCGGAATGGGCACGGCCTCGTCCCGGAAGGACAGCGTCGATTGGGGAAAGGGAATGGTGATCCCGGCGGCATCAAGCGCATCCTTGACCGCAAACGCCACCTCATCATACGTCTCGCGCTGGTCCGCTGGCCGGCTGCCGGACCACCAGAGCAGTTTGAAGTCTATGGATGATCCCCCAAAGGATACGCACTGGACATCCTTCGTTTCAGATTGTTTCACCGTGTTGCAGGAATTCAGCGCTTCCTGGAGAACAGATTTCGCCTGGCGCATGTCGGTGTCATAATCGACCCCCACGACCAGCTCCTGCCGTTTCAGTCCGCGATCCGTTTCGATGTTCACCGGATTCTTGAACAGGTAGGAGTTTGGCACGATCACCAGTTCCCCATCGGTCTCGCGCACATGGGTTTCCCGGATGAGGATGTTTTCGACGCGGCCATAAACGTCCTCACATTCGATCACGTCGCCGATGCGCAGTTTTTCCCGGCCAAGAATGATGACGCCGGCCAGGAAGTTCTCGAACACATCCTTGAATGCAAAACCGATGGCAACGGATGTAAGGCCCAGACCTGCAATGATGTCGGAGGGAGACACGGACGGGAAAATGACGGTCATCGCGATCGCAATGCCGACAATCCACGCGGCTATCGAAATCAGGTTTCGTGCAAGTGTGACCAGCGCATCGCGGACATGGGCACGATGCATCGCTGCCGAGACGATGGCTCGAACGACCCGGCCCGCGATCAGCGCACCAATCACGACGACCAGTGCGATGGACAGGTTCGGCAGACTTTTGAAAAAGGCCGTCGCCATGCTTTCGATTTCGGATTCGAGATCCGCTATGGGTGTGAATTCCATGGCAATTCAACGCGAAACCAGTCCGAGGGTTCCGATCAGGGACAATAGCCCCGTTCAAGGATGGGGGCGTAACCATCCAGAGCCGACCGGACATGGCGCGTATCTTCGGCATCTGCCTCGGCGAGTATGCGTGCGGCAAGCGGTTCGGCATCCCCTGTGATCCGGCTGCGCCAGAGGGCGTGGCGCAGCGAGTCTGGTTCTGCGGTCAGCGCAACAGCGCGATCAAACCCGGCAAGGTCGCAGGCTTCCATGGCCAGCTCGGCCAGCACATGACCGAAATCCGCCTGTTCGAAGGACCGGTCGAGCCCTGTGGCCGTCTGCGGCGGCCCGGCCAGATCGAACATTGCATCGATGACCCGTTGGCGGGTCCCTGTGTCGCGCGCGAGGCGGGCCCCTTCAGCCATGATTTCCGGGCGGCCGATATTGAAGGGCGGACGTCCGGAGCGGGCGTCGGAAAGGAAGCGGTCCCAATCCCCGGATGCTATGGCCAGCCGCGCTTTCTGGCGGGCATAGGGTGTCTCCTCAAGCGGCGCGGGCGGCGCAGCCTTGAGGCGCTGGCGCCACGTGTAAACAAGGTCTGCGTCCCCACTCAGGGCGACGGTTTCCAGAAACGGCTCCACCAAACGGTCCCGCTTTTCGGTCGGCAGGATCGAGGCCGCATTCCAGATTGCCTCGAGCACGCAATCGCCGGAATTGCTGGTGCCGCAAGTCAGTGGAGCCCGCGCATCCACCGGACCGGACACCAGTCCGGCCAAGCCCAGGAAAATGCTGATCCCAATACCCTTCATGGGGCGCTTCTAATCAAGCCGACCTGAACCGGGCATGAGTGCGCTGGTCAGGAAGCCACCACCCGCAGTCGCGAGAAGTGCTGGTCCCATCCCTTGTCATGACTGGTCAGCATGTCGAGCACATCGCCTGTGAAGTCCTCGAAACCTGAATGCACCAGCGTCAGACGTGTACCCCCGAACACAGGTTCCAGCGTCCAGTCGACAATGGTTTCGTGACCATCGAGAAACGCATGGGTAAATGTGTAGCGCAGCCTGTGGGGTGGTTCGGACAAGAGCACCCTGCCCCAAATCAGTTTCGGGTCCGGTTTGTCGGGATTCTCCCTCAGCAAGGCATACTCGGTGTCTGCAGAGAGGGGCTGATCTGCCTCATGAAACCAACGGGCAAGTTTGTCCGGTTCGACCAGATAGGTCCACACGCGTTCCGGCGCGGCGTTGATGAAAATAGTCTTGGTAAGTGTCGCATCAATCATCAGATCCCTCCACGGCGCGTTTCAGTCTGGTGAGCTTGTCGTCCCAGAACATGTCAAAGATGGTCAGCCAGTGCGCAACAGGTTCCAGACCATCCGGATTGAGTCGGTTGATGGTTTCACGCCCCTGCCGTTCGACCTGAATGAGATTTGCCGATTCCAGCAGCGCAAGGTGCTTCGAGACAGCCGGGCGAGTCATCTCGAACTGGCTGGCGATTTCGGACACGCGCAGATCACCCTGCACCAGCATGGTCATGATCTGCCGGCGGGTAGGATCTGCAATGGCGCGAAAGACATCCGTCTCAGTCATCTGAAATGAAACCTTCTGGTTTCCATTTAATAGGAAACCAAAAGGTATCCTGTCAACCCTCGCTTCGCTTTTCCCAGCGTCATCTTGGACACGTGCCCTTCGCGACGCTATCTTCCCGTGAAACGCCAGAAGAGAGACACTCCATGTTCCTGAACTTCTTCAATGAGCTGCGCGAAGCCAAGGTCCCCGTGACGCTGAAGGAATACCTTCTGTTGATGGAAGCCATGGACAAGCAGGTCATCGATATGGAGGTCGAGGACTTCTATTACCTGGCCCGCGCCGCGCTGGTGAAGGATGAGCGCAACATCGACAAGTTCGACAAGGTGTTCGGGCATGTCTTCAAGGGTCTGGACAGTTTGGCGGATGCGGTCGACGTGCAGGACCTGCCCGAGGAGTGGCTGCGCAAGATGTCCGAGAAATTCCTGACCAAGGAAGAGATGGACGAGATCGAGGCCATGGGCGGGTTCGAGAAGCTCATGGAGACGCTGAAAGAGCGGCTTGAGGAACAGAAGAAACGCCATGAAGGCGGCAACAAGTGGATCGGCACGGGTGGCACCTCGCCCTTCGGGGCCAATGGCTACAATCCCGAAGGCGTCCGGATCGGCCAGGAGAAGTCCCGTCACCGCCGCGCCGTAAAGGTATGGGACAAGCGTGAGTTCAAGAATTACGACGACTCGGTCGAACTGGGCACACGCAACATCAAGGTGGCGATGAAGCGTCTGCGCAAATGGGCGCGTACCGGCGCCGATGACGAACTGGACCTGGATCAGACCATCCGCAACACGGCGCGCAAGGGGTATCTCGACATCGAGATGCGCCCGGAAAAGCGCAACACGGTTTCGGTGCTGCTGCTGCTGGATGTCGGCGGGTCAATGGACCCCTATGTCCGCGTGATGGAAGAATTGTTCTCCGCCGCCCGGTCCGAGATCAAGAATCTCGAATACTACTATTTCCACAATTGTCCCTATGAAGGCCTGTGGAAGGACAACCGCCGCCGGATGAACAATCGCATTCCCACCTGGGATGTGTTGAACAAATTCCCGTCCGACTACAAGGTCATCATTGTCGGCGACGCGACGATGAGTCCGTATGAGATCACCTATGCCGGCGGATCGGTTGAACACTGGAACGAGGAAGCTGGCGGCATCTGGATCCAGCGCTTCGTGGAACGCTATCCGAACCTCGTGTGGCTGAACCCGGTCAAGGAAGGTGCGTGGGAGTATACCGGCTCCATCAAGCTGATCCGGGAGCTGATCGGTGGGCACCGCATGTTCGAGATGACGCTGCAGGGCCTGGATGAAGCCATGAAAGAACTCAGCCGCTAAGGGAGTTTCCGATGCCGAGAATTTCCGCGAACGGAATCGAGATCGAATACGCGGAAACCGGATCACCCACGGATCCCCTGATGCTGCTTGTCTCAGGCTTTTCCGGACAGATGACCCGCTGGCCGGACGCGTTCGTGCATGGGCTGGCCGATGCAGGCCGCCGCGTCGTCGTATTCGACAATCGCGACATCGGCCTCAGCACGGAACTGACAGACAGCGTCCCGCCGTCTCCGCAGGACATCGTCAAGGGCATCGCTTCCGGCGAGCCTGTACATGAACGGGTTCCATACCTGCTGGATGACATGGCCGCCGATGCAGCAGCGCTGATTGAGGCGCTGGGAGCAGACACAGCAGATGTGCTCGGCGTATCCATGGGCGGCATGATCGTTCAGCTGCTCGCTCTGAACCACCCGGAACGGGTGCGCGCCCTGATCCCGGTGATGACCACATCCGGTGACCCCGCCCTGCCCCCGTCAGACCCGGTCGCCATCGAGGCGCTGACCAATGTGCCCCCGGAACGTACGCCCGAAGCCATCGCCGAACAGGCGGTAAAATCCGCTGCCGCTTACGGTTCTCATCCCGACATCCGCAATTCCGATGATGATATCCGGGCCTTGTCGAAGGCCGCCCTTGCCCGGTCCGACCGGCCGATGGGCGTTGCCCGCCAGTACGCCGCCATCCTGGCGCAGCCTCGCTGGCATGAGCGCCTGGCCGATGTGACCCATCCGACGCTGGTGCTCCACGGAGACGTCGATACGTTGATCAAGCCTGCCGCGGGCGAAGACATTGCCCGCCGCATTCCGCATGCAGAGTTCCAGCTGATCGAGAAGTGGGGCCACGACATGCCGAACGCGATGGTTCCGGTGCTTCTGAACCGGATCGTGCCCTTCCTTGGCCGGGCAGCACCGTCCGGCCCGGCGTGACAAATGTCAGGAGGCCCAGAAATGAGCAGCGT is a window from the Hyphomonas sp. genome containing:
- a CDS encoding FliM/FliN family flagellar motor switch protein; the protein is MKTNLPLAADDGWDMSPRREADIMLDMPTTFEPITPERPIPTARGVLSAAEIEALLRPDLDDMPEPDPEPEQITAMPVAELPAKPAATPTELSEDARRIASRLSLALRDGCGLKAAAIARASARGDFDQGLATDCAGRGAAIACFSAPGGEIAAMLVLSGPLANALIETACGGKPGEASSRPLTPMDSALLEGLVRPLGSAIAPALKFSRIETDAEFAAALAGPGMASILDLDVRVDEARLPARLILAEDDLFDVSSDPAPVRKPARPVAAEPAAGAGAMTAVLTARVASLSVPLSRLADLKPGSTLLLGLPADQPVELLTGGRDGAVVAEGEIGRKGTRMALRINRRTALLR
- the dksA gene encoding RNA polymerase-binding protein DksA; the encoded protein is MSVDLSDDYRPSDDEEFMNERQLAYFRRLLENWKADILDGAKQTINNLQGESGSLPDIVDRASAESDKALELRTRDRQRKLISKIDSALRRIDDGSYGYCEVTGEPIGLRRLEARPTATLSLEAQERHERKERTLRDD
- a CDS encoding MarC family protein, which translates into the protein MSADLISLFTATFVTFFVLIDALGVAPVFATLTANGDAAYRRRMAIKSIFVATIIIYGFAFGGSWLLGAMHISIDAFRAAGGILLFMIALDMVFEKRTERRENRAEEHLGTHAADPEPDDISVFPLGIPMVAGPGSIATAMFYMSDKSDWIEKGIVLSAIGLNLILTLVIFLIAGPLVRMMGASVAGALTRILGVILAALSVQLLIDGIRGAFNL
- a CDS encoding flagellar biosynthesis repressor FlbT, whose protein sequence is MPLKLSLKPGETFVVNGAVVRNGDRRGVLLLETRARVLREKDILRPTDATTHAGRAYFAIMQMYLLGEVDGPAYAQTAEALAACLAACDTQEDRDAVLEISADVAGANLYRALSRCRKLMAASPQEPG
- a CDS encoding MoxR family ATPase, which codes for MRFEGTKDYVATEDLKVAVNAAIALERPLLIKGEPGTGKTVLAIEVAKALGAELIEWHIKSTTKASQGLYEYDAVSRLRDGQMGEERAKDVANYIKKGKLWEAFTAEKRPILLIDEIDKADIEFPNDLLQELDRMEFYVYETDETVKAKQRPIVIITSNNEKELPDAFLRRCFFHFIKFPDEETMQEIVDVHFPDIKKKLVKDALTTFYAMRELPGVKKKPSTSELLDWLKLLMNEDIDLETLKEQDPDRLTPPLHGALLKNEQDVALFERLAFLARRGDGNGGGRRGPAG
- a CDS encoding nuclear transport factor 2 family protein, which produces MYRKAGSIGGVMAIALTVVAACGQSEPYDPAIDTAAETEQIDQLREDFVVAIAAQDFGALAALSNPEFEQTLPGGPEHLKMYEFAAGPLPPGYSLDITPKEIVVIDEEWAYEYGTTIVSYQPDGADSPQRIPNTYLMILKKHEGRWTPYREVASASAPPGGWPSSE
- a CDS encoding DUF2270 domain-containing protein; translation: MSDIEFSEDPDGDPPEAIVGSKEVGALAHLYRAEVYRSTIWRQRLDQTTNWAVISTGIGLSVSFASDRASPFPIVLVGALCIMFLMLEARRYRFFYVWRFRARVLEIAFYVPMLRGKGARIPLDRGTALSDDYEKPQYRISMARAIGRRLRRNYGWIFAIQGAAYFAKIAIHPTDVLTLGEFVRRAHIGPIPGLVSIVCGLMFHAAWMTLAWKTWFDERQDKTKMADFLKSREDVNKRPKAQPLGEIDVQAD
- a CDS encoding mechanosensitive ion channel family protein — translated: MEFTPIADLESEIESMATAFFKSLPNLSIALVVVIGALIAGRVVRAIVSAAMHRAHVRDALVTLARNLISIAAWIVGIAIAMTVIFPSVSPSDIIAGLGLTSVAIGFAFKDVFENFLAGVIILGREKLRIGDVIECEDVYGRVENILIRETHVRETDGELVIVPNSYLFKNPVNIETDRGLKRQELVVGVDYDTDMRQAKSVLQEALNSCNTVKQSETKDVQCVSFGGSSIDFKLLWWSGSRPADQRETYDEVAFAVKDALDAAGITIPFPQSTLSFRDEAVPIPLQTRGTDSREPANDAG
- a CDS encoding SRPBCC domain-containing protein, yielding MIDATLTKTIFINAAPERVWTYLVEPDKLARWFHEADQPLSADTEYALLRENPDKPDPKLIWGRVLLSEPPHRLRYTFTHAFLDGHETIVDWTLEPVFGGTRLTLVHSGFEDFTGDVLDMLTSHDKGWDQHFSRLRVVAS
- a CDS encoding helix-turn-helix transcriptional regulator — its product is MTETDVFRAIADPTRRQIMTMLVQGDLRVSEIASQFEMTRPAVSKHLALLESANLIQVERQGRETINRLNPDGLEPVAHWLTIFDMFWDDKLTRLKRAVEGSDD
- a CDS encoding VWA domain-containing protein, which encodes MFLNFFNELREAKVPVTLKEYLLLMEAMDKQVIDMEVEDFYYLARAALVKDERNIDKFDKVFGHVFKGLDSLADAVDVQDLPEEWLRKMSEKFLTKEEMDEIEAMGGFEKLMETLKERLEEQKKRHEGGNKWIGTGGTSPFGANGYNPEGVRIGQEKSRHRRAVKVWDKREFKNYDDSVELGTRNIKVAMKRLRKWARTGADDELDLDQTIRNTARKGYLDIEMRPEKRNTVSVLLLLDVGGSMDPYVRVMEELFSAARSEIKNLEYYYFHNCPYEGLWKDNRRRMNNRIPTWDVLNKFPSDYKVIIVGDATMSPYEITYAGGSVEHWNEEAGGIWIQRFVERYPNLVWLNPVKEGAWEYTGSIKLIRELIGGHRMFEMTLQGLDEAMKELSR